The proteins below come from a single Solea solea chromosome 6, fSolSol10.1, whole genome shotgun sequence genomic window:
- the shq1 gene encoding protein SHQ1 homolog, producing the protein MMITPAFDLSQDPEYLILSIRVPYTRTSEFDLYIDGTDFKFYAKPYFLRLNLPGRIVEDGREKAKFDIDKGLFTLRVPKETAGEHFEGLQMLTSLLAPKGSRSAKPLVEDLSSGCSGSVGGEEEDDGDDDDEEEIDWQVEQEVYKENTEEELRALQKYGFGNQRSGVFARLQEELSDVIEIMNPEGTTAAERRQARLEAEASAFSPDHYLADLFEDDEIQRLLKFRPWWAKLMPSPEQEGEAAVSFTDDEKEQLRKFTNRSYLLDKASRHQAWLSLVDILLAYSYEARSTEGEHNVESPWTIRKLSGTLCWLETYCSMQEVLVSFGRRVLCYPLYRHFALVSAAVCDTTKILQSGKACVLKCLLDIHKVFRENEPAYILNDLYITDYCIWIQRVKSKKVAAFAAVLQKASLQKKDLELELEELEEAATMVVEEEGEEEEAKEQGAFQSTSISHSDSSDESSDSSSSGSSDESEEFEAQGQACAESSGGGGGGGEICKDIPPQLHPTSAVSPIPQEPTSMLISAVSKVEALPSAPQGTRQLIQELGERVAEELQICQDSSCKDERSGSQLSGAGEGKSEATSARSSSGTLLEPSPQRNPLLIVQTQERPDDSDLKRFMSWN; encoded by the exons ATGATGATAACTCCCGCCTTTGACCTGAGCCAAGATCCCGAGTACTTGATCCTCAGCATCCGTGTGCCCTACACCAGAACATCAGAGTTTGACCTATACATTGATGGAACGGATTTCAAGTTTTATGCCAAGCCCTACTTTCTCAG ATTAAATCTTCCAGGAAGAATAGTGGAAGATGGAAGAGAAAAGGCTAAATTTGACATTGATAAAG GTCTTTTCACTCTTCGGGTCCCTAAGGAGACAGCTGGGGAACACTTTGAAGGACTTCAGATGCTGACGAGTCTGCTTGCCCCCAAGGGATCCCGTTCAGCAAAACCACTAGTCGAAGATTTAAGCTCTG GATGCAGCGGAAGTGTGGGTGGCGAAGAGGAGGACGacggcgatgatgatgatgaagaagaaattgACTGGCAGGTTGAGCAGGAGGTGTACAAGGAGAACACTGAGGAGGAGCTGAGAGCCTTGCAGAAATATGGTTTTGGCAACCAGAGGTCTGGAGTCTTTGCCAGATTACAG GAGGAACTCAGCGATGTGATCGAAATCATGAACCCAGAgggaacaacagcagcagagaggcggCAGGCGAGGCTGGAAGCAGAAGCATCTGCTTTTTCACCAGACCACTACCT TGCTGATCTGTTTGAGGATGATGAAATACAGAGACTGCTGAAGTTCAGACCGTGGTGGGCAAAGTTGATGCCTTCACCAGAGCAGGAAGGAGAAGCTG CCGTATCTTTCACTGACGATGAGAAGGAGCAACTGAGAAAGTTCACCAACCGCTCTTACCTGCTGGACAAGGCGTCCCGTCACCAAGCGTGGCTCAGCCTCGTTGACATTCTGCTGGCTTACTCCTACGAAGCGCGCTCCACAGAGGGAGAGCacaat gtTGAGTCACCATGGACAATCAGGAAACTCAGCGGGACTCTCTGCTGGCTGGAG ACGTACTGCTCCATGCAAGAGGTGTTGGTGTCATTTGGACGTAGAGTGTTGTGTTACCCACTCTACAGACATTTTGCACTGGTCTCTGCAGCCGTTTGTGACACAACTAAGATTTTGCAGTCAG GGAAAGCCTGTGTCCTCAAATGCCTGCTGGATATTCACAAAGTCTTCCGAGAGAACGAGCCGGCCTACATACTGAACGATCTGTACATCACAGACTACTGCATCTGGATCCAGAGGGTCAA GTCCAAGAAGGTGGCAGCCTTTGCTGCTGTGTTACAAAAAGCCTCTCTGCAGAAGAAAGActtggagctggagctggaagaACTAGAGGAGGCAGCAACTATGGTggtggaggaagaaggagaagaagaagaagccaaagAGCAGGGAGCTTTCCAGAGCACTTCGATATCCCACAGTGACAGCAGCGATGAGTCCAGcgatagcagcagcagtggctcgTCTGATGAGAGCGAGGAATTTGAGGCTCAAGGGCAAGCCTGTGCTGAAtccagcggaggaggaggaggaggaggagagatatGTAAGGACATCCCTCCCCAGCTGCATCCCACCTCTGCTGTCTCTCCCATCCCCCAGGAACCAACGAGCATGCTCATCTCAGCAGTGAGCAAAGTGGAGGCCCTCCCCTCGGCTCCACAAGGCACCAGACAGCTGATCCAGGAGCTCGGGGAGCGGGTGGCAGAGGAGCTGCAAATCTGTCAAGACTCCAGCTGCAAAGACGAGAGGAGCGGTTCACAGCTGAGCGGCGCCGGAGAGGGAAAGAGTGAAGCAACATCTGCGAGGAGCAGCAGTGGGACTTTGTTAGAGCCGAGTCCTCAAAGAAATCCTCTGCTCATTGTGCAAACACAGGAGCGTCCCGATGACAGTGACTTAAAACGCTTCATGAGCTGGAATTAA